One Carya illinoinensis cultivar Pawnee chromosome 5, C.illinoinensisPawnee_v1, whole genome shotgun sequence genomic window, AATTgacaaaaattttgtaattacaACTtgattgtaattaatttttaaataataaaattgacattTTTAGATTTGGCAGCCTTATAAGGATTTTCAATTTTGATGTTATGCAATTAATttactttatattatttctgatttattaaataattgcatgATTGAAGACTAATCAATTTGTTGAGTAAATTGGTAGATCTTTGTATTAATATTATGGGACATTTAGGTAATTTCAAGATGTAGTACATAATAAATTAGTCTTGAGTTTTGCAGTTTTATATCATtaatatatgagaaataatttggtcataaataaattatataaaaataattatgtaaattgatatgatttaatatgatttattaaattataaaattatttttattataaaatagatataatgaaACATTTTAACCGGTCATTTTAAAGGTAAGGTTCAAGATGATTAGTCGAAGTTTACGTACATGTAGTACTTGATCCAATGTCAGCAAAGGGCAGATTAGATGGAAACGTTGAAGGAGTCCGTACACATTGTAACTTTATAGACgacatttatatatttatttatattatatatataaatattatattctagTTTTGATAGATGTTGCTCATGAGATTTGATAAACTTGTCCGTACCCTCTTACGTATATACACACGTATGTTAACGGCTTATCTGTCCTAGGAAATAATCccataataaatattatgccTGCAGCCCATTAATTAAGGGTATTAAATTGTGTTAACGGATTTGTTCGTGttatgttaaaatatatatatattatattatatagctcaACTCTAACAAGACTCGTTAAGTTTAtcatatcaaaatttcaaaccctaacacgactcATTAACATAATGGACCATATCGTGTCAATCTATTTTGAtctattagtaaatattttgaaataggttaacacgatAATATATAATCcgtttcaaattatttatataaatagattgaATATGTCCGAATTAACTAATTTGACcttattaaatttagcataattttatataaattttaaaatcacaatatttataaaaattataaaactaactgcaagtctaaaattacaatccaaataataaaaatatcgaaattgaaattctaacaattttacttctaagtataagggtataattataattttaactttcttaacgtgtcataacgggttgacctgctatcaacccgttaagcaatcgtatcttaacgggtcaatccgttttgaccctaacccgttaagactaaactctaacccgctattatcgtatcGTGGTCGTATTGAATTAACGaatcgtgtaacatattgccacccctatcATTAATCGCCATGAGCAAAGCATGCAAGCACCACTTACTAGATCTGAAAGTTACATGCAGACAAGCCCCACTGTCGATATATGGGGGAGACGATACATACGATATTCGACAGATCATATATCGATTTTTTATCACTCGTGACATTAATTAAGAGTACTACCAGACTGATAGTACCCGAAAAGCCTGCATATATCCTATCTTGATTTtcttactctatatatatatatataaatatatgtggtCCATATATTCTACATCTAGTACTATACCCtggcttgtttatttttttgggtgatTATCTCTATTTTTGAGGTATATCAGTACATAagaaagttcttttttttttttctcctttttcaaaGAATGGTTTACATAAATAATTGAACCACCCATCACGTACGGATCATGATGAGATTCAATTCTTTGCCAATGTCGATGCAGCTAGCTAGGTTTCCATTAATTAGATACAAAAATACTTAGTTATAAGCtgatgaaataatatatatatatatatatatagtttagatTATAACAAGAAAATCTCTCCAACTTTTTTATCATATGTCAACGTGTACTTACTCCTGATCAGCTTAATTCCATTAATAGTTAAATTATATTCAACGtccaaattaataattaagtacttcAAGTTAATTGCAAAACATATTTGAAAATGTGTGGAATTAAcgtgaaaaaattataagagaGGTAGTAATGATGCCAGGTGATGATCAACTTATCCACTGACCGACAGGAGATCATGCATATACCGAAGAAGCTGACAATGCAAGATGAAATTATCATATgcggcttttttttttttttttttgttttataaatttgttttattacaTGCGAAATAGTTCTTAGAAGGAGTAGTATTTTGTCATAGACATTTACTAGAATCTTCATGATATTAGTGGTGGACGTTGGAGCGAGGTACGTAGCACATATCAttcaattaatatatttgtGGGGTCAAACGTCaaacgtacatatatatatatatatatggccaaACCAAGAGCTAGCACGGGAGGGGCATGCAGGAGGGCAGTTTGTTAAGTTTTCATGATAGGTAGTCATGATATTATAGATCTGACAAGTGTGGAAAACTATCAGTCAACGCAAAAGCATGTGATCTTAAATATTGTTGATCACTgaataatttcttcatctacTTTGATCTTCTCCCCCCAGTTTTTGCAattcatatatctatatatatattgggaaAATCAATACgagtaaaaactaaaaaactccATGGTTTTTGGTACATCATGCTGTAAAATGAGATAACAccgacacaaaaaaaaaaaaaaaaaaaaaaaaaaaaaaaaaaaaaaaagaggacaaACCGTAATAGTCCCTGTTCACCCTGTTTAATTTGTAAcaattaattactaattaacgAGGGATAAGGAGTAgtagtattaattattattgagaaatattaaattttacattttttgtagATAAGGTTTTGGACATGTTTATAAAGTTGGAGcaaatctttttctttgaaCCGGTTTTATAAGATGAGTTAGacccataaattttttcataatatcaGAGTCTGTACGTGAGAGagagtattaaataataaatttcacattATTTATGAATAAGAGTTTAGACATGTTTATAAGATtaaaacaaatcttttttttaattaattttataagatgaATTAGGCTTCTAAATTTCTTCAATTATTAGGTAATCATATAaatcacaaaaagttttgtgtgtatatatatatataaaagtgggGGCGGGGCAACTAACCTACGAGGCTTATACAACAATATTAATGTCAAAGTACTGTCCCGTGCATGATATGATATTCTCTCTCGGCCAAGTGCATGTATGTTCGTTCACGCATGGGCAAACCACCGGTCAAAGTCAACTTTGTTTTCTATGCACACTACCACCCTATATACTTGCGTTTCTCATCCCCAGCCACAATGTTCttgggctctctctctctctctcagaattTTTTAACGTCATTTCTCTTCCAAGCTGCTGCTTGTGAAGCAAAAGGGCTTCTGTATAATGAGGAAGCCTTGCTGTGATAAGCAAGACACAAATAAAGGAGCCTGGTCCAAGCAAGAAGACCAGAAGCTCATAGATTACATTCGAAAACATGGTGAAGGATGCTGGCGTACCCTCCCTCAGGCTGCAGGTATGTTTCCCAGCCATATCGATTAACAGCTCACGTACGTAcagcaaatatatatacattatatatatgtattacaaAAACAAGAACTTCCTCCCCCGgcctttaatttgttatttctCGTAGCTGCAGCAAACTAATTAAATTCATCTCGTACGAATCTTAGATTAAAATATTCTGAACCGTTCATGAGCATGAAGCGCGGTCCAGTACTTCTCTGTTTCTTTGTTTAATGAAAATCTAAATTTAGATGTCCCGTACTTCGTCGTTAGAGAGAGAGCGAAAtgaacaattaattaattatatgggtATTTTTCATCAAATATATGCACATATTCAAGGTCTTGACTGTCGAGTTAATCTCCGTATAATTCATGTTGATCAGGCCTCCTTCGCTGCGGTAAAAGTTGCAGGCTGAGATGGATAAACTACTTACGGCCAGACCTTAAAAGAGGTAACTTTgctgaagatgaagaagatcTTATCATCAAGCTTCATGCACTCCTAGGCAACCGGTGCGATACAGATCTTCTACTTTGTCTTCATACGGCCCAATTTTGTTTCGATTTCTGCTCTTTTCGGCTTTTCATAATGGATCATAATGATAGTATCCCTCTTCATTTTCAACCCTCAtacatttagtttttatttttatttttattttttttcttactatataaaaaaaaatatattaatatattgatattttttattttttaaaatatttaattatgtttaaaacatatttaaaaaaaaattaccttagAATTACACCAAATTGAGggttatattatacattaaataAGTTTTTCATAATTGACGCAAATATTGCACCATATAGACATTGCAGTCCTGCAGAAGTACGTAACGTGTAAAAAAACTTGTACACTATTTTCTGACAAGAAAAAGAACGAGGAAAAAAACTTTCTCATGCTactaattactatttttattattccaaAAATATAACCATCTTCTacgagttatatatatatacacacacatgattGAATCATGGGTTTGAATGGTGGTAAAATGTTTTGATCAGGTGGTCGCTTATAGCTGGAAGATTGCCGGGACGTACAGACAATGAAGTAAAGAACTACTGGAACTCTCACATAAGAAGAAAGCTGATAAACATGGGAATTGATCCAAACAATCATCGCTTGAGCCAAAATCTGCCTCGCCCTCAAAACCTGATCAGTACATCTTCTGATGCAAAATTATCTGGTTTGAAATCATGTGTTGCTGAGCCACCTGTCACGAAATCCCGAGGCTTCGACatcaatgataatatttttgatcAAGTATCCGACGCTGGAAGTTGCTTGTTGGAGGATGATAATTCGTGTAGCTTGCCGGATTTAAACCTTGATCTGACAACCAGCATTCCTTTTACTCCAGTACTTATTGATCATGATGTCGAAGAGAGACAAAAACATAATCATGAGTCTAACGCATCAGAGCCAGATCAAGAAGATCTTCACTTCAGTCCCTCTCCTACGCTTCTTCTATTTCAATAATCCATCCCATTCTTTTCTGTCAAAGCTTTCAAGTACTTGGGATTTCAAATACGATTTATGGTTTCACTTCGAAACCAATTCTTTAGAAAGAGGCGCCATGCATATATAACGCGAAGCATTTGGCTGGAAAGGCCAGCAAACAAAGATACATGGCAGCTGCGAATTAAGCACCTGAAATGATCAGAGACAGCCCCATTAAGAATGATCGACGAAGCGCAGCGAGCTAGCTGCAGGCATATAATTCATGATCTCTTCCAATACTCTTAACAAATCCGTCCCATAATTTTCAGCCTGCAGCGCAAATGATTGTCGTGCACATAGGTCGACACGGggtaattaataataaataatatttttgtatgtgTTCGTCGgtgtaataattatatgtacATGAGCCATTTAACTTATGTATTATATCTCATGTATCTGCATTAATTTTATGACTTTGATTATCTGATTCCGGCCACTACTGTGGATGGGGCTTCTAgctccttttatcatgcactgaTCTATAACTTAAATGAAATGATTGGACGTGATGGAAACAAGGTAATCACAACATGCAGGCCGATAGAAGAGTACTGATATTCATTGATCTAGCTAGTGATCAGTGTAGTATATACCATAGTATTCAAGTacaaattttatacaaacaCAATACAATTAATATTAGATAAGCAATTACAAAAGCACGCCACTGAAAGCTGATAACATGACCTCGAGCTTGTCATAGTACTCTCATGGACCTCAAATATCCTCATCTCTTTTTGCCATa contains:
- the LOC122309000 gene encoding transcription factor MYB8-like, encoding MRKPCCDKQDTNKGAWSKQEDQKLIDYIRKHGEGCWRTLPQAAGLLRCGKSCRLRWINYLRPDLKRGNFAEDEEDLIIKLHALLGNRWSLIAGRLPGRTDNEVKNYWNSHIRRKLINMGIDPNNHRLSQNLPRPQNLISTSSDAKLSGLKSCVAEPPVTKSRGFDINDNIFDQVSDAGSCLLEDDNSCSLPDLNLDLTTSIPFTPVLIDHDVEERQKHNHESNASEPDQEDLHFSPSPTLLLFQ